A single genomic interval of Cucumis sativus cultivar 9930 chromosome 5, Cucumber_9930_V3, whole genome shotgun sequence harbors:
- the LOC101207251 gene encoding probable E3 ubiquitin-protein ligase RHA4A: MGLPQSPSPPHLYPQALQLKLYQAFIFSIPILFSIILFLLFYLFYLKRRASSLSSSSSSSSPPILPTSSNNTLTLYVTTACQVDLKADNLIDKLPKIQFNEELKIRDSLCCVCLGEFEIKEELLQVPSCKHVFHIDCMNHWLISNSTCPLCRCSVIPTTQCSDPAVVPPTPPLPLPGSSELPLTSDHTAEIRSYSL, encoded by the exons atggGTTTGCCTCAAAGTCCTTCACCTCCTCATCTTTACCCACAAGCACTTCAACTTAAGCTCTATCAAGCATTCATATTCTCCATTCCAATCCTCTTCTCCATTAttctcttccttcttttctatttgttttatcTCAAGAGAAGAGCTTCCTctctgtcttcttcttcttcttcttcatctcctccaATTCTTCCAACTTCTTCCAATAATACTCTCACTCTCTATGTTACCACT GCTTGTCAAGTGGATTTGAAGGCTGATAATCTCATCGACAAACTTCCCAAGATCCAATTCAATGAAGAACTGAAGATTAGAGATTCTTT GTGTTGCGTCTGCCTTGGAGAATTCgagataaaagaagaattgttGCAAGTCCCATCATGCAAACATGTGTTCCATATTGACTGTATGAATCACTGGCTCATTTCCAACTCAACTTGTCCTCTCTGTAGATGCTCAGTCATCCCGACAACACAATGCTCTGATCCGGCCGTCGTCCCACCAACCCCACCACTGCCACTGCCTGGCTCATCAGAGCTTCCGCTGACTTCAGACCACACTGCAGAGATACGATCGTATTCGCTCTAA
- the LOC101209208 gene encoding auxin response factor 9 → MTYNGGDSYRQSCVSAQGCGRDDLYMELWRACAGPLVDIPRVDERVFYFPQGHMEQLEASTNLELNKRIPLFNLDSKILCRVIHIEPLADHESDEVYAQITLMPESNQNEPKSMDPCPPEPPRPVVHSFCKVLTASDTSTHGGFSVLRKHATECLPPLDMTLATPTQDLVAKDLHGYEWRFKHIFRGQPRRHLLTTGWSTFVTSKRLSAGDSFVFLRGDNGELRVGVRRRARQQSSMPPSVISSQSMHLGVLATASHAVTTQTRFVVYYKPRTCQFIISLNKYLEAVNNKFSVGMRFNMSFEGEDSPERRFSGTIIGAVDISPHWPNSSWRSLRVQWDEQTSILRPDRVSPWDIEPLTSSAVTGLSQPISKNKRPRQPTPAHDGADLTKPTHWDSGLAQSHDGKQCSNAAEGRKGENNESCHHRETDTISNSSCVSRTQTDTWLSPTQSNSYKHPVNDMAQDSKTVPSSGWTFLLGTPTSHLVKLSDDQILDPIESGKKGETVASCRLFGIDLNHLAAEKASSQPSSGSSDTDGRISTLSVAQSDPKSDNLEVSIERKSELSQASLKEIQCNQSSSANTRSRTKVLMHGMAVGRAVDLTILEGYDQLIDELEKMFDVRGQLCARDKWEIVYTDDEGDMMLVGDDPWEEFRNMVRRIFICSKEQVKNMSSGSKQLTSIEVEGDVVTPVSPAV, encoded by the exons ATGACTTATAATGGAGGAGATTCGTATAGGCAGTCTTGTGTTTCGGCCCAAG GTTGTGGAAGAGATGATCTGTATATGGAGCTATGGAGGGCTTGTGCAGGTCCACTGGTTGATATACCTCGCGTTGATGAGAGAGTCTTCTATTTCCCTCAGGGCCATATGGAACAA TTAGAGGCATCGACGAATCTGGAGCTGAATAAGAGAATTCCTCTGTTTAATCTTGACTCGAAGATTCTATGTCGTGTAATTCATATTGAGCCGCTG GCGGATCATGAATCGGACGAGGTTTATGCGCAAATAACTTTGATGCCAGAATCAAAT CAAAATGAGCCTAAAAGTATGGATCCATGTCCTCCCGAACCACCTAGACCAGTTGTTCATTCGTTCTGCAAGGTTTTAACTGCTTCTGATACTAGCACTCATGGTGGGTTTTCTGTCCTCCGAAAACATGCCACCGAGTGCCTACCACCTTTG GACATGACTCTGGCTACCCCAACTCAGGATCTGGTAGCCAAGGATCTTCATGGATATGAGTGGAGATTCAAGCATATTTTCAGAG GACAGCCACGAAGGCACCTGCTGACAACTGGGTGGAGTACATTTGTTACTTCCAAGAGATTATCTGCTGGGGATTCCTTTGTATTCTTGAG GGGAGACAATGGAGAGTTGCGTGTTGGGGTAAGGCGTCGTGCTCGACAGCAAAGCAGCATGCCACCATCTGTGATATCGAGTCAGAGCATGCACCTAGGGGTGCTCGCAACTGCATCTCATGCTGTTACTACTCAAACCCGCTTTGTAGTCTATTATAAACCTAG GACTTGTCAGTTCATAATAAGCCTCAATAAATACTTGGAAGCTGTCAACAACAAGTTTTCTGTTGGCATGAGATTTAACATGAGTTTTGAGGGAGAGGATTCTCCAGAGAGAAG GTTTTCAGGAACTATAATTGGAGCTGTAGATATTTCACCTCATTGGCCTAATTCAAGCTGGAGATCACTAAGA GTACAATGGGATGAACAAACATCTATTCTAAGACCTGACAGGGTATCACCTTGGGATATAGAACCACTCACGTCTTCAGCAGTCACAGGTCTATCTCAAcccatttcaaaaaataaaaggccTCGACAACCAACTCCAGCTCATG ATGGTGCTGATTTGACTAAGCCAACACATTGGGATTCTGGATTGGCACAGTCACATGATGGTAAGCAATGCAGTAATGCAGCTGAAGGCAGAAAAGGTGAAAATAATGAATCGTGTCACCATAGAGAGACAGATACTATCAGCAACAGTTCATGTGTATCAAGAACACAGACTGATACCTGGCTATCTCCTACTCAATCGAATAGTTATAAACACCCAGTAAATGACATGGCGCAGGATTCCAAAACTGTCCCTAGCAGTGGTTGGACCTTTCTATTAGGAACTCCAACCTCTCACTTGGTTAAGTTAAGTGATGATCAAATACTTGACCCCATTGAAAGTGGGAAGAAAGGTGAAACGGTAGCTAGTTGTAGATTGTTTGGTATTGATCTCAATCATTTGGCTGCTGAGAAAGCATCTTCTCAACCAAGCAGTGGGTCTAGCGACACAGATGGGCGCATCAGTACCTTATCCGTGGCTCAGTCCGATCCAAAATCTGACAACTTAGAAGTCtctatagaaagaaaatcagAACTATCACAAGCATCTCTGAAGGAGATTCAATGCAATCAAAGTAGCTCAGCTAACACTAGAAGCCGCACCAAG GTTCTCATGCATGGAATGGCCGTGGGTAGGGCAGTGGACTTAACCATATTAGAAGGCTATGACCAACTAATAGATGAACTTGAGAAGATGTTTGATGTCAGGGGACAGCTGTGTGCTCGAGATAAGTGGGAGATTGTATATACCGACGATGAAGGGGATATGATGCTTGTTGGAGATGATCCATGGGA AGAATTCCGTAACATGGTCAGGAGAATTTTTATATGCTCTAAGGAGCAAGTGAAAAATATGAGCTCAGGAAGCAAGCAGCTGACATCAATAGAAGTTGAAGGAGATGTAGTAACCCCAGTCTCCCCTGCAGTTTGA